A region of Streptomyces sp. NBC_00654 DNA encodes the following proteins:
- a CDS encoding lytic polysaccharide monooxygenase has product MRKRASAAVVGLAIAGASVLATSSASSHGYTDSPISRQKLCANGTVTGCGSIQWEPQSVEGPKGFPAAGPADGKICAGGNGGFAQLDDPRGGNWPATQVTGGQGYNFRWQFTARHSTSDFRYYITKDGWDSTKPLTRAALESQPFMTVPYGNQQPPATLTHQGTIPTQKTGKHIILAVWNVADTPNAFYACSDVKF; this is encoded by the coding sequence ATGCGGAAAAGGGCAAGCGCGGCCGTGGTCGGCCTGGCGATCGCGGGTGCTTCGGTGCTCGCCACGAGCAGCGCCAGCAGCCATGGCTACACGGATTCCCCCATCAGCCGTCAGAAGCTCTGTGCCAACGGCACGGTGACCGGCTGCGGCAGCATCCAGTGGGAGCCGCAGAGCGTCGAGGGGCCCAAGGGCTTCCCGGCCGCGGGTCCGGCCGACGGCAAGATCTGCGCCGGCGGCAACGGTGGATTCGCCCAGCTGGACGACCCGCGCGGCGGCAACTGGCCCGCCACCCAGGTCACCGGCGGACAGGGTTACAACTTCCGCTGGCAGTTCACCGCCCGTCACTCGACGAGCGACTTCCGGTACTACATCACCAAGGACGGCTGGGACTCGACGAAGCCCCTCACCCGGGCCGCCCTGGAATCACAGCCGTTCATGACCGTGCCGTACGGGAACCAGCAGCCTCCGGCGACGCTGACCCACCAGGGCACGATCCCCACCCAGAAGACCGGCAAGCACATCATCCTGGCCGTCTGGAACGTCGCGGACACCCCGAACGCGTTCTACGCCTGCTCTGACGTTAAGTTCTGA
- a CDS encoding peptidoglycan-binding protein yields the protein MTVPVFEEYEPTIDCICAGCAVQRRTAARALPVRHGGHPAAHGARRALVLVTAAGVCLSSGAVEAAVAAGHAAGSARTDENADPEPATPQGETGPLMGAGASGPPSSTSGLRRTTRADIIDRAKKWVSAKVPYSMEKYWSDGYRQDCSGFVSMAWNLGGNEWTGSLAAYGTRISRSELQPGDMLLFHNPADPSRGSHVTIFGGWTDHTHKQYIAYEQARPKTRKQATPMAYWNNSDRYVAYRYKGLAGGSGGSGSSTGFPGAGKFGPGADNKYVTQLGKMLVERGGKRFYTVGPGPRWGDADRRATQAFQKAQGWKGKEADGRPGPHTWRLLVNGTGRGIPASGAGGSANTAVAFPGRGYFKPGQSNSHVERLGKQLVKKGYGKQYVSGPGPRWGEADRRNIEAFQRAQGWRGTAANGYPGPETWRRLFA from the coding sequence ATGACTGTGCCGGTCTTCGAGGAGTACGAACCCACCATCGACTGCATCTGTGCGGGGTGTGCCGTGCAGCGGCGCACCGCCGCCAGGGCCCTGCCGGTACGACACGGTGGCCACCCGGCGGCGCACGGCGCACGCCGTGCGCTGGTCCTGGTCACCGCCGCCGGGGTGTGCCTGTCCAGTGGAGCCGTCGAGGCGGCGGTCGCGGCCGGCCACGCCGCCGGATCCGCACGGACGGACGAGAACGCCGATCCCGAACCGGCCACCCCGCAGGGCGAGACGGGACCGCTGATGGGTGCCGGGGCGTCCGGCCCACCGTCCTCCACCTCGGGCCTGCGCAGGACCACCCGGGCCGACATCATCGACCGGGCCAAGAAGTGGGTGTCCGCGAAGGTCCCGTACAGCATGGAGAAGTACTGGTCGGACGGGTACCGCCAGGACTGCTCCGGCTTCGTGTCGATGGCCTGGAACCTCGGCGGCAACGAATGGACCGGGAGCCTCGCCGCGTACGGGACACGGATCTCCCGCTCGGAGCTCCAGCCCGGCGACATGCTGCTCTTCCACAACCCGGCCGACCCGTCCAGGGGCTCCCACGTCACGATCTTCGGCGGCTGGACCGACCACACGCACAAGCAGTACATCGCCTACGAGCAGGCACGCCCGAAGACGCGCAAGCAGGCGACCCCCATGGCGTACTGGAACAACTCCGACCGCTACGTGGCGTACCGCTACAAGGGCCTGGCCGGCGGGTCGGGCGGCAGCGGATCGTCCACGGGATTCCCCGGCGCCGGGAAGTTCGGCCCCGGCGCCGACAACAAGTACGTCACCCAGCTCGGGAAGATGCTGGTCGAGCGGGGCGGGAAACGTTTCTACACGGTGGGCCCGGGGCCCCGCTGGGGCGACGCGGACAGGCGCGCGACCCAGGCGTTCCAGAAGGCGCAGGGCTGGAAGGGCAAGGAGGCGGACGGCCGCCCCGGCCCGCACACCTGGCGCCTCCTGGTGAACGGCACCGGGCGCGGCATCCCCGCCTCCGGCGCGGGCGGCAGCGCGAATACGGCCGTCGCGTTCCCCGGGCGAGGCTATTTCAAGCCGGGTCAGTCCAACAGCCATGTCGAGCGGCTCGGTAAACAGTTGGTGAAGAAGGGCTACGGAAAGCAGTACGTGTCGGGCCCGGGGCCGCGGTGGGGCGAGGCGGACCGCCGCAACATCGAGGCGTTCCAGCGGGCCCAGGGCTGGCGCGGCACCGCGGCGAACGGATACCCCGGCCCGGAGACCTGGCGCCGGCTCTTCGCGTGA